One genomic segment of Ctenopharyngodon idella isolate HZGC_01 chromosome 7, HZGC01, whole genome shotgun sequence includes these proteins:
- the snapc2 gene encoding snRNA-activating protein complex subunit 2 — protein sequence MKPPFRQRTEPSRFLRKNAEQDQTLSANSFCKGWARKDLQNFLQALKQQWNFESELDLTEIQKKVPQRSLKEIEDLIKSLKSRMLQKVYLQVQNQRRENRKAKVPIEIWAELVQKISRSHEKTISSAFSQMLVIAATEPCGLMHSEPPHPIIQTPAFSTPHPSQISASGMSPSPSIFTTSTAFLIQPNSNSNAVDHISTFDNASSSPPLVPNTPETPTSSQMTRSPSQLQSETELTVSSPVSTGPVSPSVSSNTHNPVQLDHDYLENAEPRIKPRMLKCVVKFDRIYQYLSNISSTTGNLALTSMESAVLLDMLMSLPEELPLLDCKELQHHLLQLHSKLSKTAIMPASNVPYANVADSTALTHKLMTTTGSSTESSVMEPAKAKDWATAGTCPLNPLLVPVTLLKRLSLDSDK from the exons ATGAAACCTCCATTTCGTCAGCGAACTGAACCATCACGCTTTCTACGTAAGAACGCTGAGCAAGACCAGACACTGAGTGCAAACTCGTTCTGCAAAGGATGGGCTCGCAAAGATCTACAGAACTTTTTGCAAGCTTTGAAGCAGCAGTGGAATTTTGAATCAGAGTTAGATCTGACTGAGATTCAAAAGAAAGTTCCCCAACGATCTCTCAAAGAG ATTGAAGACCTGATAAAGTCACTGAAGTCACGTATGCTGCAGAAGGTTTATCTACAGGTTCAAAATCAGAGGAGGGAGAATCGCAAGGCCAAAGTTCCCATTGAAATCTGGGCAGAGCTGGTACAGAAAATCTCCAGATCCCATGAGAAGACTATTTCCTCTGCCTTTTCCCAG ATGCTTGTGATTGCTGCCACAGAGCCCTGTGGCCTGATGCACTCTGAACCTCCACACCCTATCATCCAAACACCTGCTTTCTCCACCCCTCACCCTTCTCAGATTTCTGCCTCAGGCATGAGCCCAAGTCCCAGCATTTTCACTACCTCCACTGCGTTTCTAATTCAGCCCAACTCTAATTCTAATGCTGTTGACCATATTAGCACATTTGATAATGCATCAAGCAGTCCACCTCTAGTGCCTAACACACCTGAAACACCAACATCCTCACAGATGACAAGAAGCCCAAGCCAGCTGCAATCAGAAACAGAACTAACAGTGTCCAGTCCTGTTTCCACTGGTCCAGTGTCACCATCAGTTTCCTCAAATACGCACAATCCAGTTCAGTTAGATCACGATTACTTAGAGAATGCTGAACCAAGAATCAAGCCAAGAATGCTGAAGTGTGTTGTGAAGTTTGACAGGATTTATCAGTATTTGAGTAACATCAGCTCTACGACCGGCAATTTAGCCCTTACTTCTATGG AGAGCGCAGTGTTGTTGGATATGCTGATGAGTTTGCCTGAGGAGCTCCCCTTACTGGACTGCAAGGAACTTCAACATCACCTCCTCCAGTTACACTCAAAGCTCTCCAAAACTGCAATAATGCCAGCTTCAAACGTCCCATATGCTAATGTAGCTGATTCTACTGCATTAACACATAAACTTATGACTACTACTGGATCCTCCACTGAGTCATCTGTCATGGAACCAGCAAAGGCCAAAGACTGGGCTACGGCTGGCACCTGTCCTCTCAATCCTTTGTTAGTTCCAGTAACCTTGCTGAAAAGACTGTCTCTGGATTCTGACAAATGA
- the muc3a gene encoding mucin-3A, protein MEVNEPFTTEYEDTSSAQYNDFVKKFIEKVEPHYRNISNFERVDNIILSAGGPIIQKSRQRGKRSLTLKETQKSLNVKHDVILNITNDNIEGTYENLVKELDEVLSDIKDNVEGLEVNDVVSTKTDIKDDIKEVCAEATKDLDEVFQKYYDPFVTNGKVVCLSACNSAHSTPKTCMNHGTCGVSKQGPSCYCLETDANWYLGEDCSFQVHKVGFYAGLGTVAAIAVITVAFLTAYLVINKQVVKRNKDIKQDLVKEWLDDDFEWPPQKKTSNSVGMYDNPVYSPGGMHKQNSLEKYKPNFSMDRYYTQNFSPEPDINLRNLQRDQFMKMNKPQIRTSFDI, encoded by the exons GTTGAACCCCATTATAGGAATATCTCTAATTTTGAGCGTGTGGACAACATAATTCTAAG TGCTGGTGGACcaataatacaaaaaagtaGGCAAAGAGGAAAAAGAAGCTTGACTTTGAAGGAAACTCAAAAAAG TCTGAATGTTAAGCATGATGTTATTCTTAACATTACAAATGATAACATCGAAGGTACTTATGAAAATCTCGTCAAAGAGTTGGATGAGGTTCTCAGTGACATAAAAGACAATG TCGAAGGCTTAGAGGTAAATGATGTAGTTTCAACAAAGACTGACATCAAAGATGACATCAAAG AGGTGTGTGCCGAGGCTACAAAAGATTTAGATGAAGTCTTCCAAAAGTATTATGATCCATTTGTTACTAATGGCAAAGTGGTATGTCTGAGTGCATGCAATAGCGCTCATTCTACACCAAAAACGTGTATGAACCATGGCACCTGTGGAGTTTCTAAACAAGGTCCATCCTGCTA TTGCCTCGAAACTGATGCTAACTGGTACTTGGGAGAGGATTGCAGTTTCCAGGTGCACAAGGTTGGATTCTATGCCGGATTGGGAACAGTGGCAGCCATTGCAGTAATAACTGTAGCATTCCTGACAGCTTATCTTGTGATAAACAAACAGGTGGTAAAAAG GAATAAGGACATTAAGCAAGATCTAGTGAAAGAATGGTTAGATGATGACTTTGAGTGGCCACcacaaaagaaaacatcaaaCTCAG TTGGCATGTATGATAATCCAGTATACTCACCGGGAGGCATGCATAAGCAGAACAGTTTAGAAAAATATAAACCAAATTTCTCTATGGATCGATACTACACCCAGAATTTCTCACCTGAACCTGATATTAATCTCCGGAATCTTCAGAGAGATCAGTTT atgaaaatgaacaaacctCAGATCCGGACATCTTTTGATATTTAA